CATTTCATATCTCCAAAAGCAAACTCCTGGTACTTTTGGTTGGATATTTCATCACTTTTTTGATCAGTACTGGTGAATTTAAACcctgaaaatacaaagaacattGATTTAgctgtcaaacatggtggtggcagcatcattctgagGTTTTACTTCCAATGGTAGTGCTAAAAATAAGGTCCAAAACCTACTTTAACtttcttgcaaataaaaaacaagacggtagatgtgtaattttaaaaaaatatcttaatgtttgatgcaaaattattcaaagcCAGAAAAAGAAtagtttgaataaataattattagctCAAAATTAGTTATTCCAGttctgcaaatgttttgcttcagttttcactcttaatttttttctaatttctttcttttattaaggttaaaaataataatcacagcCATGCATGTCAAAGATCTTTGTCATTCTTATATTGCATGCAAGAGGGAATTTACATCAGCTGTGATAAATTCAGCACAAacaactttcacatttttaagaaGATAAAACCGTTCTCTTCAATCTTTAGTTTACCTCAATCAAAGTACGTTTGgtcattttacaaattaaatatttacagaagaTCAGGGTaactaaaaaaatgaaaggattctgaatttctttttgactttgagatttacaatttttttctcaaaattcagattttgttttttttctaagaattttGTTTCCTCagaattcactttttttataataaagatttttttccttgaCAACCTTGACTTCaatattctgaaattaaagttctgaggaaaaaaatcttctgtaATATCTCTATTTCATTTCACCAAAACtttatgataaaatataaaactatcaACTAACAGGTCACAGTGAAGCTCAAAGCCTCACAACAACAACATAGGAGATCAGCttcagtataaaaaaaataaatgaacattaaatacagatgtttaaaaaaaatactaaaacaggTGTTGGGATTTACTAAttatatattcaaatattttaaaaccctTTTCCTAAACCTAAAGAGATTGGCAATAAAACAGCCCCACTGATCAAATCTTTATGTAACATAAACTGAGTCATGATGCAGAAAACCTGGAAATCTAACATGAGAACTGAATACAAAACTTTAACTTATTGTAACaaaatttgtttggaaaaactctgaaattttgagactaatctcagaattttttgagaaaaaactacattttttaaaattaggagATTTccaaaattttctccaaaaacttcaaaagtaaaaattttttgACTCTTCAAACTCACAAAATTTCTGAACAtcaaatatttctaacaaattcttttaaaactcagaaatgtcctctTTTGTACAAAAGCCCTgtgattaatttcaaaatttctgagttttttgacaaaaatgtgcCTCTTCCCTcttatctacaatggccctgaTGCGatgtcataaaatataaatattctatTGGATATCAAAATTTCCCTATCGCtagtagaaatacttcaacaTGTAGCATCATGACAAACTTCACATGAATGTGAATTtaagaaaacctgaaattttTATGAAGTTGGAATTGGAGGTATTGGCAGATAAATTCCCTTAAACCTTGGAAACAGGAGttcatttaaagatttttccacTTTAATGTTAAATGAGTCGATTCTCTCTCAACAAACTTGAAAACAGCGTCACTTTACTCCTCTGAGGCTTTCCACGTCTTTGTTGATTGTCATGCCCAGATTTTCtgcaaattataaaaaattgGCGGTTTGTCACTTTTTTCACAAAGTCCAACGTTATCATCGACACCAGACACGCAAAAGCACACAGATTTGACGGAGTGATGAAACGGTGTTCTCAACAGTTTTAAGTGGCTGGGGCAAGAAGGCAAAAGTTTTCTATCTGTTGTTGATCCCCAGTTTATCCTCTGACAGAGCATCGGTTTAGCTTCTGCGCCAGCCAGTCGGCTAAACAGCCCGCCAGCTAACTAGCCTGCTGGCTATCTAGCCGGCTAACTAGCCCGTCGGCTATCCAACCGCGTTCTATTTAAAGCGTCCCAGTTTATGAGTATATGGACCAGTAAATGATGTTGAAGAGGATGTATGCGCCGGGGAAGACGACCCGGGAGTATTTGTCTATGGCGTGGGTGTCTATCCAGATGTTGACGTAGCTTCGGGAGGCCTTCACCTCACCCGTGATCTGAGGGTCGTTCAGCGCCACTTGGGCCAGGATTCGCTCCTGGCGCCCGCCGTTCTCAGGTATGCCATAATTCCCCGTGGTGTTGACATCCATGGAGCCGTAGCCAGTGATTTGTGGGTCGATCATCATCTCGTCGGGGTTGCCAATGCCACATGTGCACGGCAGCTAAAcgatataaacaaacaaagggTAAAAGGTGCATAAATCACATTTACTTAAAGGTGaaaatttcttttgtcattttatacattgtttgttcaaaattattcttagataatgaggtTTAAGACTTGGGTTTGTTCTGAAGTTTAGAGTATGACAGGGCCacgctaagaaaataaaaattacaataaaggtatatttttatgagaataatcataattattatgactttattcttgtattatttcaactttattgtcatatgactactcataattttattttttttatttattaataaaaatttgtaTAACCCTAATACTCTGTTGTATTTGACCTCCTTTcggaatgagctgttttagggcgtcttgtctctttaaatccaaataagttgcTGCAAACCAGGCCCCTCAATGTTTTCTCTCGCacataaaaatgtctgcaaatagatgcgcaattatacaaccatacaccATTGAAAAGTGGTTTCTGGATTTTAAGCcatcaacaaaacacttttcttctccaggagtaaaaccagctgactaaACCTACTGGACCTCTGCgcgggttgctaggtaacagataGAACTCTtcctgggttgctaggttatGGACTTTACcacaggggccgcttttcattggctgatgcccattctacgtggtcacgtgattggccgtctcacaaactgcttcctgttagctaagtacagcataatagcagcactgatacaacttgtacaccttgtagcctgtctgctacagtcttacgttagctaaacagatcaatatgcaacgtgtatctgacacacactgaagattttattttaacagaaaaggttttggactaaactgttcctcctgttagcctctctagcaccaagtacagctggtcaatcaaccatcactgtgttcagggaaggaacgattaataatccagaaataaacttgatatcgtaacggactgaatgttttgtttttaacgtaatctttgctcgtcttgcggggcgcagacggttgccatggtaacaggtgtgtttaaactacaaagagagagagaataaaaaggtaggagtggttttgagttgatcacctgttcgggttattttacctttgtttacctttgctgtggttcattacagccgctgtagtttctaaatgttggactaattacctcgttcctttgtgagtttacgtcattcacaacaaacatcacataaaacaaatagatttcattaaattttaacaaacaaatggcttctaccgcaATAATTATGTGagattaaatgaattatatccCATCTTCAGAAGATTTTCCTTTACCtttccagagctctttggttcctcctgtcagtctgtagcttctcatattgaggtcaaagttcagatctaccataactgactgacacctgctggcctcaggtttgcaaccagtttgtgactgagaaaccagtaacctcctcccagttgatgacatgaacttgttagttcctctgtccattgcagtagctgatatattgtgacaATCCGCTAGAAATGaagcactaatggagtcatgtttccatagaaacaggagactttgtttgtgagacttgcggtcacgtgggtcggttgtgggcggggCTTGTAAGGTCCATGGGCTAGGCTTCACTGGGGTCACTCAGTGAGGGGTAGGGCCTGTTGATTAGTGGCATTACATTTCATAGTTTCATTGTCCTGATACCACAAAGCATCaacttattgaaaaaaaaaaacagctgagtttttttagcgcttgggttgtttttagaagcagtacaaacccaaatgaaagaacaaaaacttgcaaaatgtgaattttgcaaaCTGTGTCCCTTATTGTCAAAGGTAACAAACTGTCTTGTCTCTAAGTGGGTTTATTTCTGTATCATACTAATGACATTGAAACGAGTTTGCTGTGGGAGATTTATTGAAGATGTTTTTGCTGGAAATGTTCCTCGAGGTATGTGGGCAGTTTGGCTCCATATGCCACAACATTTGGCACATGAAGAATAGCAGCTCCGCATTCCCAGAAATAATTTACCGTAGCCCTCTGAGGAGCTTAAAGAGAGAcgattcagaaaatatttatctgtttattggCAACAGACATGAATCATTAACGCTCGTTTCTGccagtttggaaatatttttcccatAAATCAGGTCAGCCTTGACTGATCCATCAATGAACTCGATTTAAATGtctgagttttctttgtttaaacaggttttctttcaccACAGTAACAAAACTTCactattttctgtgttttccaagccaaatttgaccaaaatatgctttttagtacatagttttggtttaaaaaatgtgttgtgtttctcagcagaattaatgaaatattaaaatatcaccAACTTATTAACTGTGACTACACAGATTGATGTTGACAAATCTCATAGATTACATCTAGGTAAATATTTCAAGTACATGaaaaccttatttttttttagcacattcCTTTATACATTTGGAAATTATCCCAGATCTTTGTAGTAAAATTAACTGTGTAAATAAACTGAGTATATTCAGGAAAGTCAACTAGAATGtggaagaacattttattttgtcttttgaacTTTTATCTTCTTTCTGCTACTGAAGACAAACAATGTGGAAAATTCAATAGGATAGCTTCTTCAGTATTTACCTTAATACTGAGGAAGCTTGTGGTGCATTCAATTTCTAGTCAGAACTCGTAAATTCCAGTGGCCCAGtcagaaaaatcaactggaacgCCCTCCGAAGTCGGGCTTCCTACTGGGAAAGTTGACCCTCGTTACGATTTTAAGGCAGTCTTTgcgtttcaatatggccgctctGTTAACAACAGCAAATCAGAGTAAATCTAATGTCAATACTGAACGAATTTAAAGTGATGATTGCTTATGGAAAGTAAAGCTTAAACTGATGTAAGAGGTACTGCTAACAATGTTTATGGGCGCCGCCATGTTGAAATGTTACCTTaatcagtgtttctcagttccagtcctcagccctgctctgcatgttttagatgtacctctattccagagcagctgattcaaatgattgcatgaccatcaagtccTGCAGAAggctgttaatcacccaaagattcaatccaggtgtgtggcagaaggaaacacctaaaacatgcagggcggggggcctgaggactggaattgagaaatgTTACTTTAACTGGAACGCTGTGACTTTGAGTGTAATGTTAAATCcagctttgctttttgtgtttttatattcacttacaaaaccaacattaaatatttaaaacctctCTGGTTTGAAAAATGTTGCCGTCAGAtcaaaatcatatttatatttcacagcaggcaggaaacagagaaaaacccaacaaacagaaataacttaCTCTCTCCCTCAGcttcctctctttcctctcctgCACAGTTGAGAGGTAGTTCACAGCCGCGTACTCGATCACCGAGAGGAAGACAAAGACGAAGCTGACCCAGAGGTAAATGTCCACGGCCTTGATGTAGGACACGCGAGGCATGGAGGCGTTGACCCCGGTGATGATGGTGGACATGGTCAGCACTGTGGTGATACCTGAAGAGAAGACGACAAACACTGTGGTAAACACACGGGGAATTAAAAACTGACGCTTCGCTCTGTAATGTTAAACCAGGTTTATCTAAATGGCACATttcagttcaaagtgttttaaattatggaaacataaaaacatcatacagtcaacaaaaagaaagtatatTTACTCTCTTGACCAATGTGCAAGAGGAAGACACAGTAACATAATGGCTGCTGGCAGGATCGACCCGAATGAATCGGgtaatgaaaacatgtcagacgATGTGGACAAACTGTGTCCGGCCTCCTGTTGtgagggtagggttagggttaccctaaccctaacccgcCTACCTTGTAATCTAAGTAGGTAATCTAAGCGTTCATAGATTACGAGAAGTGTAATCTCCGCGTTTGTGGAAGtcagcagaaaaagacaaaactataATTTAAGTCTTATTTTATTCTCAATGTCTTCCAATCAAAACCAATTATAGAATGAAGTAAAACCGTTTGTGTCTTCTCCTCTCACCGTCtccctttcacaataaaagcatacaTTCGGGTGTGAAATATATACATTGTATCTGCCACACAGGCCCCCCCTGAACACACAGaatgtcacacacacaaaaacacacatcatcACAAGtgcataaaagaaaacacacacgagaaaaactaaacagcagcaacaaacaaaaacctaacGGTAACGACAAGGGAGTTTAATAAGTCGGCCACAAGTTCATAGATTACAAGAAGCGCAAACTatgaacacataaaataaaatgcttagaTTTGTAAAGAGCTTGCAAACTGAATAACAAGGTTCTGGTGACTGGTAGAGTAAATATATGGAGCAACAAACCGGTAGAAGCTACATTAGCTACTGACTGCTAGCTCAGCAGTCAGTACTACAGTAAGTATCATTGAAATGTATCTTTGTGTTACTCAGGCAGGTAGAGTACTTAAACTGTAATCGAGTAATGGCTCTAAAGTACTTCTATTATTTATAAGTTAGGATTAAGAACGAGGCGAGAGCTACAGTAGTTCTACgcttgtggcttgtttattgttgtcatagcaactccatcgCAACTGCCTTCCAAGATGGATCTCAGTTACAAACTTCATGGAAGTGTGACATCACATGAGAACATCAGATATGTCTGTCAATGTtgcatttattatggttcattGACCAACAggtgggattttatttttttacacagacCTGTGAACACATTGTTGCAGAAATCAATGATGAACACATGGacgagtttctctagatctggcttcGTCCTTTAGTTCTGGAAATGGTTTTCAGGCGATGGAAGGCTgattttgtaactgtctttatgtgactctgaaggctcaggtcagagttcatcactacaccCGGCTTTCATCCTGATCTCTCGTTTCCAGCTGTGGTAACTGAAGCTTTGTGCTTTGACTAGATCgatcctctttaggtccaaagacagtcatttctgtttctgttcagctggagaaagttttggcacccacacattgtttttttctgagcatTTGTTTAGTACATCCTGTTTGTGACCTGAGCAAGCGAGCACATTTAGATTTTGAATAGGAGAGCTGTTGCTGATATTATCCTAAAAGttacagtttaaaatttaaagtagaCTATATTTAAAATTGATAGTGAATTACTTGAGGTCTAACCGTTTTTGATGGAGGAATAGCTCAGATTCTTTGAGTTAGACGTTTTTATGtggttgttttcttcagctctGACTCTCAGAAGAATCTCAGTGTCTTATATGAAAAGCCCTGAAGGATCCGACCTTCCTGAAGAcgaaaaagcttttttatgaTCAGCCTCtgcatttctttccttctgtttatttatttcatgttgcAGCATTCAAGGCCAAAGGAAATAGGATTTTTATCTCTTTATAACCCTGTAACAAGGTGCAGCATTACAATGTTTTAGGGTTTGTAATGTTAAAAGCAGGGGTGAGGCAGtcattttctctatttaaagGCATAAACTTATTTTGGATTCATTAGCATGCCACATTAAAACAGTTAGTTCATGTTGAGTCTGATCAGACAAATGAAGACTAATCAGGTCAGACTGGGTGTTGAACCCCCCCTCTGCCTccaatgagctgttttagggcctcttgtgaCGTCTTCTGACCAAATATGCtgctcaacgtttacactcgaatgtgaaaatggctgcaaacagatgtgcaattatacatcTGTACATCTGTACATCTttcaaaagcagaagtggagcctcctgcacaaacaacaagaagataGCAAGTAGTTTCTGGACGGTAAGTCAATAACAAAACTTtggtgttttccagcagccattgtacagtgcatacagtggtaaaaccaccTGACCAAATGTGTTGGAACttcacttgggttgctaggtaacgtgcTGGGCTCAACTGGGGTTGCTGGGTAACGGTGATTCGACTAGACCAGACTAAAGACTTTTGTTCTCTAATTTCTctaaaggggggaaaaaaagaaactgaaaagtcataaaaatgttatttactgatttattgcGTAATGCGACAGGCCTAGACTCAACAATCAGGacgtttttgaaacggctcattttccagacaccaaaaaaaactaactaattGTCAAAAAccagctggatgtttttttaaccactttgaAGAGGTAGAAACCCAAACGGACGTATAAAAATGCCAATTATGCATATTAGAAAATGTACCAACATCAAGGGatatacatttaatttagtgTATGTAATGTTTGCAGAGTTAgcatttaaacactgaaatgatGTACCTAAATAATTGAGAAAGTTTTAATAGAGGCTAATTCTTAGTCAAATAGATCTACCTAGTGGCACCCTGGCAGGAACGGCCCTGCGATCGATCCAGAAGGACACCCAGGACAGCATGACCATCAGCGTGGCGGGGAAGTACGTCTGCAGCAGGAAAAAGAAGATGTGGCGCCGCAGGGTGAAGTGGATGTACAAACGGTTGTACCAGCCTGCAGCACAAAAAGAGAGACAGCGCCAGTTATTCCCACATTGTCAGGCAGCTGATGAGCCATGTCAACACTGCAGGAATTGTCCCTGCAACTTTGGCAGAGAAAGATAGCGCACAAAATCCTTTTCATGCGCTGAGTCGCTGGAAAGTGACATGTGGTTGTGTGAACAGTGAAAAGCTTTCTGTGGGTTTCCTGCAGAGCACAGCAGGTCCACAAGAGCCTGTCTGCTTCAGTTCACTGCCAGGATTATGGattcttcactgcaaaaacacaaaatcttaccaactattttctagtgcagatatcttGCTGCACTTAAAGTAAGACTGAACTATCTTCCaacaagatacaggagcttgttttaagtcaataattccttaatattgatgaaaaagttgttGCTTCATTTTACTGATAAtgtaggaaaaatgtcttgttataagtgaaataatccgagaatggaacaaatactttttcattaatattaaggaattactgacttaaaacaagctaatatttcttgctgaaaagttatttttatgttaatttgatcttatttcaagtgtactgagatatttgtaGTAGAAACTAGATTAAAACCACTTGataacagtttgtgtttttgctctgcAGACGGCGGGTTCCTGTGTGAAATGGCTGAGAACCAACATGAGACATGATGTTTGAATTCAGGTGTGTGGTAGCTACCTGTGCTGCTGTAAAACGCCAGCTTTGTGGTGGTGTGAAACTTTTGGATCAGGAACTGGGACAGAGATATTCTGTCATCCGTGTTCAGAGATTCGTTTCCTTTCTTCCAGTACAGCATCAGGTCGTCATCTGTGTACGCATCTGTTTgggaaacagaaaagttttaacattttaagttacaaaacaattttaacccatttgaataataaactgaacttggaTCCAGGGCTAGGTTAGTGGCGTTTAACGTTtattaatttcccttttggatcaataaagtatttttgaatttgaattaacgCACTAACTCGtaggttacctagcaacaacctgctgaggaacttgttacctagcaacaacttgcgcagcagcagtttacaATTTTACCgctgtgcctcataactgcttaaaaataaaaaactgcggAGGGAAAATGGGAACGGTTATCCCAACTGTTTGAGGGtatttcaaaaatctaaaacaaaaaactaatcaataactatcaatatcaactgatatgaaacacCTATTTCATATCAGTTATGATCCGTTTTGCTGCCATACTGTCCAACCTTCATCCTGTAGATAAAAATACTAGCACTCTtcagaaattaagaaattactTACACTAACAGACAGTAAATATAGTTTACTGTCTCAATAaggtttattaatatttgaaaagtaaaatctaGATGCGTTTCAGTTATTGGTGTGAAACTATGGAATAAATGACATGATAATCTCAAATTATGTGCTGTTTTTTGTTACTTGTTTGTAAAAtagtgttttactttgtttccttttttaaaatataaatttactaaaacaaagCTACTCTGAATCTGGATGAAAATGTGAACTacccatcatcatcatcgtcatcatcatcatcatcgtcatcatcatcatcatcatcgtacGGTCTCTACCTGCCAGTGTTCTCTACATGCTGCTCTTTATTCACCGTGAAGTTTTACATGAGACGGACTTCAAAGTAAAGCGGCAGAAAGTCCTAAAACTTTAATGCGCAGCAGATCTGGGGTTTCAGGGAATATCTGGTATGCAAAGCGGACATGTCAGTCTCAGCAGGGGGCAAGAAGAAAGCTCCTGAAGAGTGATGATACTAAAAATGACTGTCAGGCAACACCATGTGTGGAAAGGAAATCGACAGGAATACTCTGGAGTCGGGTGGAaatctttaatgtttctgttgggggcaaattttactgcaaatattttaaccaGAATTAAAGTGTCAGTTTAGCTGACTTCATTTCAGACTGGAGTTTTTATCCTCTGCCTTTCCAGGtgctttatttctatttgcattctgtttttataaagggaacctattgtgcaaaattcaccttttgtacttccatttcaGTTCGTTCTGCTTGGAGAAACGGATCACACGCTTTAAAGAAACAACCGTTTTTTGGTGATAAGTTATTGTTTTGGTATCTGGAatatgagccatttcaaaaatctATGGAAAGTAACTtgacaaatcagcaggcactgtgCCATGAGTGACCCCAGCAAGGCCCagcccgttgcctagcaaccctagTGGAGCTccgcccatcacctagcaacccaatctGATTTCCACAACATTTCATCAGGTTGACTGTGTAAATAGCTGTTTGCTAGTATTTCCTGTCCAGATTTTAGTGGATGTCTCTTAGaatacttaaaataagacaaattgaacttttcagtgagatttattaacttgttttaagtcaataattccttaatattgatgaaaaagctaattccattggcagattatttcacttataacaagggGAAAATGTGTAGCTATTATTCATCATGTAGCTATATCTGAAATAATCTCTTGGTGGCACTAGTACTTTTAAagatcaatattaaaaaattattgacttaaacaaacTCTTAGATCTCGCTGTAAAGTTACTTATGAAGTAACTTTGAGTTTCGTATGAAGACATTTGCAccagaaaccaaaaatattttgtaaaattttacgttttttgcagtttaacaTTAAGTTCTGAGGGAGAAATTATCTTGAgaataaatgctgttttagtttttggtgtttccaaacaaaaaagttgaaaatagaTCAGCTTATTTCATCTCACATCTTATCTTAAGTCCcagctgtaaaacaaaagatCTGAACTTTGCCCCAGAAATCATTTCACTCACAGCTCTCGATCTCCAGTGAGCAGGTCTGGGTGTCCAGGGGGAAGCGGCTCAGGTCCATGTTGCACATGGCAGTGACTGTGACcctgcagaaaacacagagcagatCCTCCTTAAACCAAGACAACAAACCTTCATCTGAACATCAGATGACAATCACTAAACCTGGAGCTGCTCCGTTTCATAACAAGGAAACTAATTAGTGTCTTGTACTGCTTTCCTCTTACCTTTTAAGATGTAAT
This is a stretch of genomic DNA from Gambusia affinis linkage group LG16, SWU_Gaff_1.0, whole genome shotgun sequence. It encodes these proteins:
- the LOC122845904 gene encoding gamma-aminobutyric acid receptor subunit rho-1-like — its product is MQAETVLMLFCVWMAGSAAKMVQPRGHKLEPYKQTRSRRDTRMEGGGSQKTGSPIYKRSPDLTKNPMTKSEQLLRIDDHDFTMRPAFGGPPIPVGVDVQVESIDTISEVDMDFTMTLYLRHYWKDERLSFPSTNNQSMTFDSRLVKKIWVPDMFFVHSKRSFIHDTTTDNVMLRVYPDGNVLYSLRVTVTAMCNMDLSRFPLDTQTCSLEIESYAYTDDDLMLYWKKGNESLNTDDRISLSQFLIQKFHTTTKLAFYSSTGWYNRLYIHFTLRRHIFFFLLQTYFPATLMVMLSWVSFWIDRRAVPARVPLGITTVLTMSTIITGVNASMPRVSYIKAVDIYLWVSFVFVFLSVIEYAAVNYLSTVQERKERKLRERLPCTCGIGNPDEMMIDPQITGYGSMDVNTTGNYGIPENGGRQERILAQVALNDPQITGEVKASRSYVNIWIDTHAIDKYSRVVFPGAYILFNIIYWSIYS